The genomic region TTATCGTCCAGGCACAACTACCCCCGTTAGACATGGAGCCAGTCAACCGATCTCATGTCTTGCAAAGGTATTCAAATTCAATCGCTTCCTGTCGTTGCCTCTCGGATTATAATTTCTTCCTTAACGAGCTCCCTTCTAAAGACGAAAGATTCGAATATACAGTGTTAGTAAAACTAAATGCGGAACCGGCAGCAGATACTTTTAGCAAAACTATAACTGTTATTTCAATATTTACTCTTACCGTGCTCCCTTTTTGGGATAAAGAGAATTATGAATATACAGCGATCCTTTTTGATAAAAACGGAAAAGAGCTTCGAAGTTTTTCTGGATCCGGAAGTAATAAACTGTTCGGACAATTACTCCTATTCCCAACTCTATTTACCAAATATTCCGGTTTACATCGAAGCGGCCCGCTAACATGGATTACGGAGGACATTTTTCAATCAGGACTGGTCCCTAAAATTCCCTACGAGTAAATGAACTGAGAGCCAAGCCTTTTCGCCGCTACCAATTAAACAAAACAACTGAATCGGTTCTGAATTCAGGACATCCTTGGATCTTAAACGGAAAATTATCCACCGCAATCTCCGCATTCCAAGACGGAGATTGGATGAGGCTTGTCTCCGGCTCGAACGAAACATTAGGATTTGGGATCTATTCTTCTTCTGGTCCAATCGGAATACGTATCATCCAAAGAGGAAATGAATTCTCACTTCCTCAATTACAACAAACAATAGAGAAGGCGTTAGAACTCAGAAAACCTCTTAGAGCAAGAACAAACGCTTACAGACTTTTACATGGTGAGAATGACCTGGTCCCTGGAGTCACAGTGGATCGATACGGATCTACCTGGGTAGTCCAGACCTATTCCAAATCATTAAGAGTATTTTCCAGATTAGCAGTTCGATATCTTTATTCTGTAGCTTCCAAAACAGAGGAACCAATTCCGAAACAGATCGTATGGATTTCTCCACAACGTATAGGCTCAGAAAAATCTTTACCAATCCGTTTTCTGAGGGGCAAAAAAGATATCCCGTATGAGGAAAAAATTTTCCTGAACCAGGTTCAATGGAAAACTAAGATCCCCGGACAGAAAGGTGGATTCTTTCTAGATGTTCGAAATTTGCGGCAATATATATTAGAAAAACCGGAATTAGCTAAGGACAGAGATTGCCTTCACTTATTCTCCCACACTGGACTTACTTCAATATGTTTAGAAGAAGCTGGCGCAAACTCTGTCTTCTCCGCTGACGGAGCTAAAGAAGCACTCGAAGAATTTGCGTCTCATATTTTGCCAGAGAATGAAATCTTAAATTTTGAGAAGAAGAACACGATCCTCACGAAAGGAAAACATCATCTAGCCCGAGCAGATCTATTCCAAGACTGGGGATTTTTAGAAGACAAAAAATTTTCACTTATCGTTTTGGATCCGCCCAATCTGACTCCAAACCAAGCCGCTATTCCCGCTGGTAAAAAAGCATATCGTAGTCTAATTGCAAAGGCACTCTTTCATTTGGAACCTGGAGGAGACCTAATCTTACTCTCTTGCTCCGGAAGAATCCTGGAGTCCGAATTCGAAAAGATTGGCCGAGAAACCTTGGCAAACAAAGGATGGAAGTACAAGGATCTTTTCAAATTAAGACCGGAACCGGATCATCCTACACGTAAGGAATTTCCGGAGGGGAAATACTTCAAGGTGCATATCTATAAAAAATGTATGCCCTTGGATCAGAACTTATGAGCACGAATAAAAATACTTACCAACTCATCGATTCCGGAAATTTCAAGAAGTTAGAGCAAGTGGGTCCTTATAAAGTGATCCGCCCTTCTCCAGTCGCAGCATGGCCACCTACTCAACCTTCTCTCTGGAAGGACGCCGACGGAGAATATCATAGAAGTGATAAAGGCGGGGGAAATTGGAGTTGGAGAGGTTCAAGCGGTTCCAGACCTGATTCGGAAGACGAGTTCCTAATTCAAATTCCACCTTTGACAGTTAAGATACGTTTTACTCCTTTCGGTCATCTTGGGATCTTCCCAGAACAATTAAGTAATTGGGACCGGATCCGAAATGTTTCCTCTCAACTTGCAGGACAGGGAGAAGTTTTAAATTTATTCGCTTATTCAGGACTTTCCACATTATCCGTATTAGCCGGAGGATTGGACGCTTGCCACTTGGATTCCTCCAAAGGAATGGTAGAATGGGCCAGAGAAAATGCGCAAGTTTCAGGGCTCGCAGATAAAAAAGTGCGATGGATCATTGAAGACGTATTAAAATTCCTGAATAGAGAGATTAGAAGGGAAAAAAAATACATAGGCTTTATATTAGATCCACCCACTTTCGGAAGAGGAGCCAGCGGCGAAGTTTTCAAAATAGAAAAAGATCTGCCGGAGATGATGGATCTACTTATGCAACTCTGTAATAATAAACCTGAGTTCGTATTCTTGACCTGTCATTCTACAGGGTTTAGCCCCCTCGCACTTAGAAGAATTTTGGAAGGAAGGATTAAAACTCCCGGGAATTATCTTACGGAAGAACTTTCCATTTCGGAATCCACAGGAAGATTACATCCTGCGGGTTCCAACTGTGTATTTTATTCGAATAGAGTAAAACTTTGAAGAAGAACATTTTGGAAATCAGCAGTTTTTCGAATGAAAAACTGAAGTATATCTCCGGATTAAAAGAGAAAAAGAACAGAGAAAAGTCAGGCACATTCTTCATTGAAGGTTTCAGAGAACTCCAAAGAGCGCAAGTTTCCGGCAAAGTTAAATTCGAATACTTACTCACATGCCCCGATTGTTATTTGGGAGAAAATGAAGAAGACCTTGTATCTACTATAGATGCAAAAACGATCATCGTTTCAAAACAAATTTTCGAAAAGATTTCCTATAGAGATAGACCGGACGGCCTTATCGCAACTGCTGAATTGCCGGACTTCTCCTTATCCTCCAAAACAAAACTTTTAGCAGATCCAGTGCTTGTGATCGAAGGTGTAGAAAAACCCGGAAACTTAGGAACTATCTTAAGAACTGCAGAAGGCGCAGGATTTCATAAAGTATTCGTTGCAGATCCGAGACTTGATCTATTCAATCCAAACGTTATACGTTCCTCTACAGGTACACTGTTTACATTAGATGTTTTCCAATCCGATATTAAAGAATTGTATCCTATCCTTCAAAATGCAGGATATAAAACATTCGCAGTTACTCCGGAAGCAAAATCTATATATTGGGATGCAAATCTGAAAGGAAAAGTTGCACTTGTTTTCGGAAGCGAACAGTACGGACTAAGCGAATACGCTAGATCCCAAAGTGACCAATATATTTCTCTTCCCATGAAAGGTGTGGCAGATAGTTTAAATCTGGCTATGTCAGCCGGGATTTTAATGTACGAAGTGCTTCGCCAAAAATCTCAGATTGACAATTAGCACATCGGTTGGTATCCTCGCTTTCAGCTCAAAAGCGGAAGAACGGCCGAGCGCAGCTGACTGAGAAGTTCTCCCTTTTTGGTCTGGAAGCAAGGATACCCCATCCTCCCACACCTGAGTTGGCACGACTTCAATCCCATTACGTTCCCGGTTTGTTTCGATTAGCCGGTCCATCCCGAAAGCCTTCAAATTTTTAAAGAAACAATACTCGTCCAGGTAGAGCTGGGAATACTTCGGCTGGATGTATCCGTATTGGGAGAACGCCTGCTTGATTGCTCGGTGGTTTCCTTCTGCGTATTGGGCGTGGATCCCGTCCTTGCTCCACCGATTCCTTGCCCATCTGTAACGACTATCCTTCGAACGGGCCGAATGGTTTACCATTCTGTGATTCCGGTATGCTGTTCCGAGCCAGGTATATGCGCTGTCGGTAAATACGGGTGCCGTGATGGGGATGTTTCGTAAGAATAACGGCCCCAGCGTATCCATCTTCTGGTCCGGAACCGAATCGAGTATGAGTGCTCCCTTACTGGTCACGATCGTGTGAACCATCGTACCGATCTGTCGGCCTCCCAGTTTGTCGTTCATATAGATGGAAGCGGTAGAACCACCGTGTTTGTGCCGTTTACGGCCCTTATTCGCTCTTTGGGATGCGGAGAATAATACCAGCGTATCGGCGTTGACGATCGGCTTGTCTTGAATAGCCCGTTTCATCGCCTCTTTTTTGTCCGGAACGTTCCGCGCTATTCTGCGCTTCTTTCCCAGCGGATCCGTTGTGAGACGGTTTGTTTCCGGAATCGATTCTGGAAGCTGGAACTCCCGGAATTCGGATTCCAGATTCCGGAAGATTAGGTCCCGGAAGTTCTCCTTCTGGTCTGCTGCGAATAACTGGATCCTACGTTTGAGAAGTAATGCTGCCTTGTATGAGATCCCAAGTTTCCTTTGGATTTCCGCTGACGTTAATACCTTCGGGCTCCGAAGGTAGGCTTCTTCCAATACGTAACTAAAGGTCCATAACGGTAGTTTGAATTGGTGCAGTGGTGTATATGAGAGTCGCGAAGCTTGGCGGTGGCAACTTTCGCAACGGATTAGATAGCTTCTCAGCCCTACTCGCTTTCTGAGTTGAATCTTGCATTCAGGACAGAACTTTGGATAAAAGGTATCTAAGAAATACTCCGTACGCTCCTGGTAGTATTTTATATTGATTGGAAAGGAATTATAGGATGATACAAGCCCACGCAATGCATTTGTGCGCTTTGGTCCTACTATATCGCCAAAATCGTTAATGAAAAAGATCCATATTTCCGCATTCGTTAGCGGCCACGGCTTCGGGCATATTAGCCGCAGCTTAGAAGCCATCCTGCAAATTTTAATTAAAAATCCTGAATGGACAGCAACGATCCATTCCCCCAGGGGAGAAGAATTTGCATCCTCTTTAGATGTTTCCGGCATTTGGGGAATGGCCAGATCTAGGATCCAATTCAAAAAAACAAAATTGGATGTCGGGATTGTACAAAAAGATTCTCTCGGAATAGACTTGGATGCAACTGAATCCGAAATTTTAGAATTTAAAAAGAATAAAGACTCCCTATTACAATCGGAAACTGAGTATATCAAAAAAGAAAGACCGGATCTTATTTGGTCTGATTCTTCTTCCTTTCCTTTTTTGATCTCTTCCGATTTAAAAATACCTTCTCTATTCTTGGGTAATTTCACATGGGATTATATCTACTCATATTATGAATCTGAAATATTCCAAAAATATTCCGAAGAATTAAAGCAAGAATATGCGCTCTGCGATCTTGGACTTGTTCTTCCGCTTTCTTGCCCGGTCACTTCGATCCGTTCTACCAAAAAAATCGGACTATTGGGACGTAAACCGAACCTTACTAAAGAAGAAGCTAGAAGATATTATGGCTTCGAAGATGGTATCGACTACTATTTATTCTCTTTCGGAGCCTACGGAATCGACTCTTCTCATTTTGATTGGAAAAAATGGGATCCATCCAAAAGGAGAATTGTGATCGGCGGGATAGAATGGAAGATTGAAGCAAAAAACAATTTAGGGATAGTTACCATTCCAAACTGCCATTATCCCGATCTACTTAGGGCGAGTGACTTTGTATTGACCAAACCCGGTTATGGGATCTTAAGTGAGTCTTACTTTGCAGGGACTCCTATACTTTA from Leptospira hartskeerlii harbors:
- a CDS encoding TrmH family RNA methyltransferase produces the protein MKKNILEISSFSNEKLKYISGLKEKKNREKSGTFFIEGFRELQRAQVSGKVKFEYLLTCPDCYLGENEEDLVSTIDAKTIIVSKQIFEKISYRDRPDGLIATAELPDFSLSSKTKLLADPVLVIEGVEKPGNLGTILRTAEGAGFHKVFVADPRLDLFNPNVIRSSTGTLFTLDVFQSDIKELYPILQNAGYKTFAVTPEAKSIYWDANLKGKVALVFGSEQYGLSEYARSQSDQYISLPMKGVADSLNLAMSAGILMYEVLRQKSQIDN
- a CDS encoding class I SAM-dependent methyltransferase; this translates as MSTNKNTYQLIDSGNFKKLEQVGPYKVIRPSPVAAWPPTQPSLWKDADGEYHRSDKGGGNWSWRGSSGSRPDSEDEFLIQIPPLTVKIRFTPFGHLGIFPEQLSNWDRIRNVSSQLAGQGEVLNLFAYSGLSTLSVLAGGLDACHLDSSKGMVEWARENAQVSGLADKKVRWIIEDVLKFLNREIRREKKYIGFILDPPTFGRGASGEVFKIEKDLPEMMDLLMQLCNNKPEFVFLTCHSTGFSPLALRRILEGRIKTPGNYLTEELSISESTGRLHPAGSNCVFYSNRVKL
- a CDS encoding transposase; protein product: MEEAYLRSPKVLTSAEIQRKLGISYKAALLLKRRIQLFAADQKENFRDLIFRNLESEFREFQLPESIPETNRLTTDPLGKKRRIARNVPDKKEAMKRAIQDKPIVNADTLVLFSASQRANKGRKRHKHGGSTASIYMNDKLGGRQIGTMVHTIVTSKGALILDSVPDQKMDTLGPLFLRNIPITAPVFTDSAYTWLGTAYRNHRMVNHSARSKDSRYRWARNRWSKDGIHAQYAEGNHRAIKQAFSQYGYIQPKYSQLYLDEYCFFKNLKAFGMDRLIETNRERNGIEVVPTQVWEDGVSLLPDQKGRTSQSAALGRSSAFELKARIPTDVLIVNLRFLAKHFVH
- a CDS encoding glycosyl transferase, producing MKKIHISAFVSGHGFGHISRSLEAILQILIKNPEWTATIHSPRGEEFASSLDVSGIWGMARSRIQFKKTKLDVGIVQKDSLGIDLDATESEILEFKKNKDSLLQSETEYIKKERPDLIWSDSSSFPFLISSDLKIPSLFLGNFTWDYIYSYYESEIFQKYSEELKQEYALCDLGLVLPLSCPVTSIRSTKKIGLLGRKPNLTKEEARRYYGFEDGIDYYLFSFGAYGIDSSHFDWKKWDPSKRRIVIGGIEWKIEAKNNLGIVTIPNCHYPDLLRASDFVLTKPGYGILSESYFAGTPILYTDRGNFPEYKYLVETLQSQYKSSYISHNDLFSFHWEEASKSAISSNVSSDPRFQKDTIQEIQDSILEIIK
- a CDS encoding class I SAM-dependent rRNA methyltransferase — translated: MRAKPFRRYQLNKTTESVLNSGHPWILNGKLSTAISAFQDGDWMRLVSGSNETLGFGIYSSSGPIGIRIIQRGNEFSLPQLQQTIEKALELRKPLRARTNAYRLLHGENDLVPGVTVDRYGSTWVVQTYSKSLRVFSRLAVRYLYSVASKTEEPIPKQIVWISPQRIGSEKSLPIRFLRGKKDIPYEEKIFLNQVQWKTKIPGQKGGFFLDVRNLRQYILEKPELAKDRDCLHLFSHTGLTSICLEEAGANSVFSADGAKEALEEFASHILPENEILNFEKKNTILTKGKHHLARADLFQDWGFLEDKKFSLIVLDPPNLTPNQAAIPAGKKAYRSLIAKALFHLEPGGDLILLSCSGRILESEFEKIGRETLANKGWKYKDLFKLRPEPDHPTRKEFPEGKYFKVHIYKKCMPLDQNL